In the genome of Roseiconus lacunae, the window CTGCGTTCGTGAATCTGCACTGCGTTGGTACAACACCGAAATGCCGATTCATCGCTCTGGTGCGGTCGTCCATAAAATCGTCCCTCGTCCACAACATAATCGAGATCGCCATGTTATCGCGTAACGAATTCGTCCGACAATTCACCGACAGACTGAAAACCGATTACCGACGCCACAACGCATGGTTTGCTAACTTCGAAGATTGGACCCAAGAAGAAATACTAACGACGTTGATCAATGCGGCGTACAAGCTTTACGCCGCGACCGCATCAAACGCTCTCGAGCTGACTCTTTTGGGTGGAACCGAAATCCGAACCGATTCGCAATTGGTTCGATCGTTTGGTGTCACCGCCGCCAACGGAATCCAAGACGAGGCGACACGAAAAATCGTCAGGCAAGAATTCTTGCGTCGTGATGCCGCCGCAAAGCAACGCTATCTTCTGTCTCGAAATAGACGAGTACGAGCGACACCCGTGACCAAGATCGGTAGCATCCTGAGTGAAAAAAAATGGAGCCCGATTTTAAACGACACCTTGATCATCGGAGCTGCGACCTTCGGTCAGGTCTTTAAACTCGCACTCACCCAAAACGAACGCGCCGATTGGGAGGCACGGCATGGAAAAAAGGTGACCCGTTATGCCGTGCTGCGTTCGCAATTCGACATCGATGAATGCAAGCAGGCTTGGAAAGAGTTCTTTCAAATGAACACCGGGATGTTCTTCAATGATGATGATGGAAATCCGCGGGTTTTCGCGCGAGAGCTGATCGGGCTGTGTGCATTTGGGTACCGGCCAGAGTTTTCATGGCACCAGCTAGGGTTCTATCGCCAAAAAACCGGGAAGCGTATCACGCCGACGTTTCGTCGCTACGTCGATGCCTTGGCCGAAGTCAACTTTCAAGAGCGGGATCGGGACGCGATCATGGAAAAGTTGGGCGACTTCTTGTTCGGTGACAGAAAAGCGATCGCGTTTCGCACCGGGATGGTACGAGCCGGCGACTTGGTCAGCTAAGACGCGGCAAGGATCTGTGCGGACATTCGTCGCCTCCCAGCGGCAGGTAGTCCTTCTTGGTCGCGTCTAATTCGTGAACCCTCGATGAAGGATGACGCTTTGGGCTACCTGTGACCCTCTGCCAAAGTAGACTGCCAGCTCAACATTGACTCATGAACTGATTGTGGTATTGCGAGGGGAAGGGGATGCGTTCAAAGAACTCGAAGAATGCCGGCGCCGGCAAAGAACTGACTCGACGGGAAGCTCTTGTGGTCGGGGCCGCGGCGACACCGCTGTTGGCAACCCGGCCCCGGCAAGCCGTTGCCGCCGAATCCGAAGGAAACCCAGTGGGTCCCATTTTGGGGCACGTCGATCACGAGACGGCGATCATCTGGTATCGGCCAATTTCGGATGGTGAGTTCGTTGCAACGCTTACAAACACTCAATCAAAAGCAAGCGTTTCGGCGAAGGCAAACGCGTTGCCTGAAAATGACCACTGCGTCACATGGCAATTCGATGGTTTGGAAGCCGATGCCGAATACACATACTCGATCACTCAAAAGGGGCAAGCGGTCGCGCGGGCGAAGCATCAGCGTATTCATACCGCACCGCAACCGAAGCACCCATCGCGGACCGTTCTCGCCATGGGGTCCTGTGCTTCGAGCACGGACTTTTTTGATGTCTGGACTCAGATTGCGGCGAACGACATCGATGGTCTGATGCTGTTGGGGGATACACCCTACATTGACAACAAAACTCTATCGGTCAATCGATTGCGGCATCGCGAATTTTTATCGATCCCGACTCTTGCGATGATCGGGGCATCGACGCCAATTTGGGGCACGTGGGATGACCATGATTTCGGTGGCAACGACACCGATGGGACGATTGCCGCGAAGCACCTGATCCGCCAAGCATTCACCGAGTATCGGGCTCAGAAGCAATTTGGCGATGGCGAGCATGGCGTCTATACCAAGTTTCGCCGTGGTCCCGTCGAAGTGTTCATGATTGACCCACGATATTTTTCACAAACAGAACCCAGCCCCGTTGATCCCGATAAACCAACCTGTCTTGGCAAACAGCAATGGCAGTGGCTCTGCGAAGGCTTAAAGTCGTCGACGGCTCCGTTCAAGTTGCTTGCGACCGGAATGATCTGGGACGACAAACGAAACAGCGAAAAGGACGATTGGCAAACGTATGCACACGAACGAGAAGCCATCTTCGACTTCATCGGAGAGCATCGCATCGGTGGTGTGGTCTTGATCGGAGGCGATATCCATGTATCGCGTCACCTCAAGTATCCGATGAAAGATCGAATCGGATACGATTTGCACCAGTTCATCATCAGTCCATTGCACGATCGAGTCATCCCGTCACTGAATGTCGAGCACCCAGATCTTCTCTGGGGCGAACCACTCAAGAACATGTTTTTGACAGTGGCCGTCGACGCGACCGGCGATCGGCCCACGCTCGAAGCGAAATGGATCGACCGTCTGGGAAAGCTGCATCACAGCGTTCGTATCGAGCTTGATTCGTAGTTTTGGTTACGCACGGGGGCAAACCAATCACTCGACCAAGCGATTGTGTGTAGAAAATTGAGCGGAGATTTCAATCAGTGCGTCTCCTGTCGAAATTGACTGCGACGACGTCAGACAGTTCGCAAACTTTGGCATGCCTGCTGAACAAGAGGAGACGACCAACACACCACCATCACCCCCCGTCTATTGGGGAGATTTGATTTCGACGCCTTTGAAAACTCTCGGATGGCAATACACTCTAGTGCCAGATAAACCGACGAGCTTTTAACGGAAACTACATGACGCTCCTGCTAACCGTTCAATCTTGGATGTTGGGGTTCGTCATGTTGGGGTTGCGTTTGACGTGCCGTGTGAAAGTACACAACGATCCACGCGGACAATTGCGAGAGCGTGGCCAGGCATACGCCTTTTCAATTCTTCATGCCCACTCGGTCGCGGCTGCGATCAATCGCGAGCCTCGTACCGCGGCGATGGTGTCTCAGTCCGAGGATGGGCAATTGCTGATCCCCGCATATCGCCTGTTGCGGATCAAAGCGATTCGTGGCTCAAGCCAACGGACCGGTCGCCGAAAAGGCGGCCGGGAGGCACTCGATCAGTTGGTCAAATATGTCGCGATCGACTCACCCGTTGTTCTGGCCGTCGACGGCCCACGCGGGCCACGTAACCACGTCCGTAAAGGCATCACCGTGTTGTCTAGGCAATCGGGGGCGGCGGTCGTCAATGTGGCAATGGTACCAAGGAAGCGAATCGTATTAGCTGGCACCTGGGATCGAATGCAAATCCCATGGCCGTTCAGCTGTGTGGATGCCTACTTCGGCGAGCCCTTGATCCCCGACGAGAACGAATCAATCGAGGACTACCGGGTTCGAATTCAAGATTCACTCAACCAGCTCGAAGCTAAGTATGACCCCGTTGAATGCAAGGCAGCAGGCGACAAAGCCGCGGCTCGCGAAACCAGGGCGTAACTAGCTGTGGCGATTCGCATTTCGCAATGCGAATCAATTACCGACGAACGATTCAGCCCTCGCAGCGGGCTGTAGCTGCTTGTCGCTGACCCACTGTGGGGCGATCGATCCGATGATCATGCCAAGCACGCTGGCTGCCAATCCACACAACTGCGAAGGGACGATGAATTCGTCGCCGAAACCAAAGCACATCACAGCCCAAACCATGACGCCAAGCACGATCGCCATCAGTGCGCCTTGCGTCGTCGCCTGCTTCCAGTAGATTCCAAATACGAGCGGGACGAGTGCCCCGGCAAGCACGATGCTGTAGGCCGCTTGCACCATTTCGTACATCGTTTTGCTGCTGGCAATTGCCTGCACCGTCACAATGATAGCGAACAGCACCACCACAATTCGCAACGATAACAGAATGGATTTTTCCGACAGCTTCCTCCGCGAGGATCGCAAAACATTTTCGACGAGCAAGTTCGCGGGTGCCAGCAACGTACCGCTGGCCGTCGAGAGGATCGCTGATACCAGAGCCCCCATGAAGATCGCCTGAGCCCAGAACGGCATCGTCGTCAGTACCAGATCTGGCAGCGTCCGTTGGATCTCACGTTCGTCGTCGCTTGCAAAACGCTCCATGAACGCAGGATCGATCACGGTCGCGGCGTATGCGATAAACATCGGCACGAAGGCGAAGACAAAGTAGAACGAGCCCCCCAACAACGTGCCGCGCACCGCCGTCCGTTCGTCCTTAGCACTGGTGACGCGTTGAAAGACATCTTGTTGCGGGATCGAGCCAAGTGCCGCCGTCAAAAAGCCAGCGACATAGGCGAACCACTCGCGAGTACCGCCTTGTGGGAACAGTTGCAGCTTACCAGCGTGACGCGCGGATTCGAAAACCGGTGTGAAACCGCCTGCCAAATTAGCGACCAGGAATGCGACGATCAGCAAGCCGATGACGATCACAACGGTTTGGATCATGTCCGTTAGCGCAACCGACCACATCCCACCGAGTGCCGTGTAGATCACCACAACGACCGCCCCCACCACGATGCCAACTTTCAGTGTCATCCAAGTCGCACCGGCGGATTTTCCGAGCACTGAAAGCACCAATCCGAACGCCGTGAACTGCGCCGCCGCCCACCCCAGATAGGAAAATGCGATCACCGCAGAGGTCAGAATTTCGACCCGCTTGCCATAGCGCAAGCGGTAGTAATCACCGATCGTCAGCAAGTTCAGACGGTAAAAATACTTGGCAAACAGAATCGCGACCAGTACTAAGCAAACTGAAAATCCGAACGGATCTCCCGGGATCGCCGAGAGACCCTCATTCGCGAAAGTCGCCGAAACCGACAACACGGTTTCCGCGCCAAACCAAGTCGCAAACACGCAGGTGAAATTCATGTAAAGCGGTAGGGATCTACCGGCGATCATGAAGTCCTTGGAATCTCCCACCAACCGAGAGGCATACAAACCGATCCCGATGGTCAGTGCAAGATAAAGCAGTACTGCGATAGTGAGCATTAAACCCTATGACGTTGACGAATTATGACGAGTGACGTCAATCGATTTGGATCGTGCGGGCGACCGGCAACCCGTTAAAGGGGCTGGCGCTGGCACCTGCGTATGCCCCCATTGAGGGCACAAGCAATAGTTCACCGACTTCGAGAACCGGGAGGTATTGGTCACGGCTAACCACATCGCTGGAATCGCAAGTCGGTCCGGCAATGACACAGGCTTCGGCACCGCGATCCCATGCGTTTTCGACAATCAGTGGAAAGTCTGCGTGGTCGAATACCTTGCCCGAGAAGCTACCGTACAACCCGTCGTCGATGATGTACCAAGGCGTTCCCCATCGAGTACTTTTGCCGATCACGCGGGTGATTAACGTGGTGCACTCGGCACTCAAGCCACGACCAGGTTCGGCGATCAACCGAATCGGTAGGTCGCCAAATGATTCGCGCAAGCCTTCGGAAACGACGAAGCCGAACGAGTCCATCGTGGGTGCGTTTTCCAAGTAGGGAGCCGGGAAACCGCCACCGATGTCCAGGATTTCCAAACCGAAGCCCAGTTCAGCAGCCTGATCCCAGAACCCACGGACCGATCGTAGGACTGACCGGTAGTCTTCGGGGTCGATGCATTGGCTGCCGACATGAAACGAAAACCCACGCACATTCAATCCCAACTGGCGGGCGCACTGCAGGATTTCAAGGGCGTCTTCGAGTGGTGCACCGAATTTAGACGACAGGTTGATCATGCTCGAGTTCCCCGAAACGGCCAGTCGCATCAGCAGCGAGGCATCGGGGGCCAGTCGGGCGATCTTTTCGGCCTCGAAAGAGTTGTCAAACACAAACCAACGGACGCCCGCGTCGTAGCAACGCAACAGGTTTCGGTCGGTCTTACAGGGATGGGTGTGCAGCATTCGGTCTGGGGTGAAACCGGCCGCCAACGCGGCGTCCAGTTCGCCCTCGGAGCAAATATCGACGAAGGCGTTTTCGGCGCACAGCGTCGAAAGAATGTTCAAGTCGCAATTTGATTTTGCGGCGTAGTACAAGTCTACGCCTGGCAACGCTTGACGCATCGCATGATAGGTGTCGATCAGTTTGGATTTAGAGACGACCAGAAGTGGTGTCCCGTACTCGAAAGCGAGTTGTCGAGCCAAGTCAAAATCAAGAACCGCACGAGCTTCACGAACGAATGCGGTGCGCGCAACACCCTGTAGTTGGATCAAGGGGGATCCTCTCCATTGTTGGTAAAAGAAACGACAAACAAAGCAGCCTCGAGGGCTGTTGGCCGACCTTTCTTAAGCTGTCATCTGACCGCAATCATGCAGCGACAACGCGTTGACCTTGGGGGATCTAAAGAGCCTTACGGTATGGCGACGTACCGGCATTGGTGTGGGCTGATCTCGCTACGGACCGTCCTGCCTCGGCTGTGCCGCTACCATCGAGAGTTGGCGTCACAAACCGCGATTGAAAACCAGTGTCAGTCTTCGACTTTTGGGGTGCTGTTGCAACATCATTTTTCAAAAATGGAGCAACAACTCACTCGCCCGAAAGACTGGCACGCCGAGCCGGCAAAATGTCATTTTGCCTCGCGCGGTATTCAAGCAACAAAACCAAAATCGTCAAGCGGTTACCGCCCCAAAAAACCAACTTTCCCCAAAAAGGTGTCAGGACTCTTTTTTGACCCAAAAAGCTAATTGGGGCAGCAGAAGACGACTCCCAATCCGAGGCGAGTCGTCAACTGACGCCCCCGCCCGTCCGTATTGTTCAAGTGCGTGTCGGCCCTAAAAAAAGCTCTGACACCTCGCGCCCTGGCCGGCGAAAGAACGTGACTGGTTTTGTTGCAGGCCATCAGACCTAGCCAATCACTTTCCTTGCCACAGTCGACGACATGCATCACGAGCAACCCGAACGACCACAACCGACAACGACACCACCTTCGATCATGTTGCCTCTTGTTGTGGTTGTCGTCGCGACATTGGTAACGCAGCTCTGCAGTTTGGCCTGCACCTACGACGGTCGTTTCCTGACGGTACTAGTTCCGAGTGCTTTGGTGTTGAGTTTGATCACAGTACCGTTGGCAATCACGGGGCTTTCCCTCGGGCAGCGTATCGGCCTTGGCGCGCCACTGCTAACAAGCCTTCTCAACCGAGACCCCGGATCAGGAAGGTGGCTCGTCACGGATGCCAAACTATCGATTTCACTCGGGCTTAGTCTCGGTACCCTGTTGCTGTTGCTTCGCTATTTTGCATTACCATTTTTGCCGCCAGAGCTACCGGCATTGGGACATCGCGGTGTGCTAGGTGGGCTTTTCGTATCGATCGGCGCGGCGGTCGCGGAGGAGGTCTGGCTGCGTCTCGGTGTGTTGACGATTCTCGCTTGGGGCTTCCTGTGGGTCATTGGCAGCCGAGAAGTATCGCAGTCCGTCGGATGGGTGTCAGTCGTGATTTCTGCGATCGCGTTCGCGGCCATCCACCTACCTC includes:
- a CDS encoding type III PLP-dependent enzyme, coding for MIQLQGVARTAFVREARAVLDFDLARQLAFEYGTPLLVVSKSKLIDTYHAMRQALPGVDLYYAAKSNCDLNILSTLCAENAFVDICSEGELDAALAAGFTPDRMLHTHPCKTDRNLLRCYDAGVRWFVFDNSFEAEKIARLAPDASLLMRLAVSGNSSMINLSSKFGAPLEDALEILQCARQLGLNVRGFSFHVGSQCIDPEDYRSVLRSVRGFWDQAAELGFGLEILDIGGGFPAPYLENAPTMDSFGFVVSEGLRESFGDLPIRLIAEPGRGLSAECTTLITRVIGKSTRWGTPWYIIDDGLYGSFSGKVFDHADFPLIVENAWDRGAEACVIAGPTCDSSDVVSRDQYLPVLEVGELLLVPSMGAYAGASASPFNGLPVARTIQID
- a CDS encoding DUF374 domain-containing protein, which produces MTLLLTVQSWMLGFVMLGLRLTCRVKVHNDPRGQLRERGQAYAFSILHAHSVAAAINREPRTAAMVSQSEDGQLLIPAYRLLRIKAIRGSSQRTGRRKGGREALDQLVKYVAIDSPVVLAVDGPRGPRNHVRKGITVLSRQSGAAVVNVAMVPRKRIVLAGTWDRMQIPWPFSCVDAYFGEPLIPDENESIEDYRVRIQDSLNQLEAKYDPVECKAAGDKAAARETRA
- a CDS encoding sodium:solute symporter family protein, which encodes MLTIAVLLYLALTIGIGLYASRLVGDSKDFMIAGRSLPLYMNFTCVFATWFGAETVLSVSATFANEGLSAIPGDPFGFSVCLVLVAILFAKYFYRLNLLTIGDYYRLRYGKRVEILTSAVIAFSYLGWAAAQFTAFGLVLSVLGKSAGATWMTLKVGIVVGAVVVVIYTALGGMWSVALTDMIQTVVIVIGLLIVAFLVANLAGGFTPVFESARHAGKLQLFPQGGTREWFAYVAGFLTAALGSIPQQDVFQRVTSAKDERTAVRGTLLGGSFYFVFAFVPMFIAYAATVIDPAFMERFASDDEREIQRTLPDLVLTTMPFWAQAIFMGALVSAILSTASGTLLAPANLLVENVLRSSRRKLSEKSILLSLRIVVVLFAIIVTVQAIASSKTMYEMVQAAYSIVLAGALVPLVFGIYWKQATTQGALMAIVLGVMVWAVMCFGFGDEFIVPSQLCGLAASVLGMIIGSIAPQWVSDKQLQPAARAESFVGN
- a CDS encoding CPBP family intramembrane glutamic endopeptidase, which produces MHHEQPERPQPTTTPPSIMLPLVVVVVATLVTQLCSLACTYDGRFLTVLVPSALVLSLITVPLAITGLSLGQRIGLGAPLLTSLLNRDPGSGRWLVTDAKLSISLGLSLGTLLLLLRYFALPFLPPELPALGHRGVLGGLFVSIGAAVAEEVWLRLGVLTILAWGFLWVIGSREVSQSVGWVSVVISAIAFAAIHLPQLASHGAANGIGIMATMAGNTVVGILFGYLYWRRSLLAAVLAHFAVDIVLHVVSALMA
- a CDS encoding alkaline phosphatase D family protein, which gives rise to MRSKNSKNAGAGKELTRREALVVGAAATPLLATRPRQAVAAESEGNPVGPILGHVDHETAIIWYRPISDGEFVATLTNTQSKASVSAKANALPENDHCVTWQFDGLEADAEYTYSITQKGQAVARAKHQRIHTAPQPKHPSRTVLAMGSCASSTDFFDVWTQIAANDIDGLMLLGDTPYIDNKTLSVNRLRHREFLSIPTLAMIGASTPIWGTWDDHDFGGNDTDGTIAAKHLIRQAFTEYRAQKQFGDGEHGVYTKFRRGPVEVFMIDPRYFSQTEPSPVDPDKPTCLGKQQWQWLCEGLKSSTAPFKLLATGMIWDDKRNSEKDDWQTYAHEREAIFDFIGEHRIGGVVLIGGDIHVSRHLKYPMKDRIGYDLHQFIISPLHDRVIPSLNVEHPDLLWGEPLKNMFLTVAVDATGDRPTLEAKWIDRLGKLHHSVRIELDS